Proteins encoded by one window of Sphingomonas ginkgonis:
- a CDS encoding glycosyltransferase, whose protein sequence is MKSMRVLLLGELSGFHQELRPGLERAGLSVTSAHSRTAFPEYRSDIPLYRPPPSGGGTLTLLRDVASQLLHAREMTGFDVVQLITPKFFNWKLHEPMMRYLKRNNGALVVVNTACTSDYHRRVRELRYSPCAECQAHDLKSDCIYDRPDERRAEYVAWDLADRIVSTHFEYDWALADTPLRDKLANIPLPLDTARHRPTPMPPGPVRIWYGETRFGFKGGRFIRDALTRLANDPTVEIVQSPRLPFAHYLDFLGSVHIMIDQANSYGPGMNALYAMAKGKVVLTGAEAEQGHASPAINILPDGDDIYRHLTSLVGNRRALEERGKAAAEFIERVHSSDAVAQQYAEVYRSIV, encoded by the coding sequence TTGAAAAGCATGCGCGTTCTATTGCTGGGTGAGCTCAGTGGTTTCCATCAGGAGCTTCGTCCCGGCCTTGAGCGAGCGGGGCTGAGCGTCACAAGCGCGCACTCTCGAACCGCGTTTCCGGAGTACCGCAGCGACATCCCGCTCTACCGCCCGCCGCCATCCGGCGGAGGAACGCTGACCCTGCTGCGCGATGTTGCTTCCCAGCTCCTGCATGCGCGAGAGATGACCGGCTTCGACGTCGTTCAGCTTATCACGCCCAAATTCTTCAACTGGAAGCTGCACGAGCCTATGATGCGCTACCTCAAGCGCAACAATGGAGCATTGGTGGTGGTCAATACCGCCTGCACCTCCGACTATCATCGGCGGGTGAGGGAACTTCGCTACAGTCCTTGTGCCGAGTGCCAGGCTCATGACCTGAAGTCCGACTGCATCTACGACCGTCCCGATGAGCGCCGCGCCGAATATGTCGCTTGGGATCTCGCCGACCGAATTGTCTCGACCCATTTCGAATATGACTGGGCGCTCGCCGATACCCCGCTTCGCGACAAGCTCGCCAACATACCGCTACCGCTTGATACGGCCAGACACCGGCCGACGCCAATGCCGCCAGGGCCAGTGCGCATCTGGTACGGGGAGACGAGGTTCGGGTTCAAGGGCGGCCGTTTCATCAGGGACGCGCTGACGCGACTCGCCAACGATCCGACAGTTGAAATCGTGCAGTCCCCTCGCCTGCCGTTCGCCCATTACCTCGACTTTCTTGGTTCGGTCCACATCATGATCGACCAGGCCAACAGCTACGGCCCCGGCATGAACGCGCTCTATGCGATGGCGAAGGGCAAGGTGGTTCTCACTGGAGCGGAGGCCGAGCAGGGGCATGCGAGCCCTGCCATCAACATCTTGCCCGACGGAGACGACATCTATCGCCATCTTACCTCGCTGGTCGGAAACCGGAGGGCTCTTGAGGAGCGGGGAAAGGCCGCCGCCGAGTTCATCGAGCGGGTCCACTCGAGCGATGCCGTCGCACAGCAATATGCCGAGGTATACCGAAGCATTGTCTGA
- a CDS encoding sugar 3,4-ketoisomerase, translated as MTMLTEDAWLETNASESFCPVRLDPSNVTAPFAIKRIYNIYDTQPGVVRGHHAHRRLQQLAMVGVGACTMVVDDGSTRQEFRLDSPTKGLLLGPGTWREMKDFSSDCVLTVLASEEYSEDDYIRDYDQFLRERDPS; from the coding sequence ATGACAATGCTAACGGAGGATGCATGGCTGGAGACCAATGCCTCCGAATCTTTCTGCCCTGTCCGACTCGACCCGTCGAATGTCACGGCGCCATTTGCCATCAAGCGTATCTACAACATCTACGACACCCAGCCCGGCGTCGTTCGCGGGCATCATGCGCATCGCAGGCTTCAGCAGTTGGCCATGGTTGGTGTGGGGGCCTGTACAATGGTCGTCGACGATGGGAGCACGAGGCAGGAGTTCAGGCTGGACTCACCTACCAAGGGCCTGCTGCTCGGGCCGGGTACCTGGCGTGAGATGAAGGACTTCTCTTCCGACTGCGTCCTGACCGTGCTCGCGAGCGAAGAATATTCCGAGGATGATTACATTCGGGATTACGACCAGTTTCTGCGTGAGAGAGATCCGTCTTGA
- a CDS encoding DegT/DnrJ/EryC1/StrS family aminotransferase gives MIPFLSLAAATDELKGEIDAAIQRVVRSGQYIGGSECAAFEESFAGYVQASHAVGTGNGLDALHLALRALDVGPGDEVIVAANTFIATLLGVHMTGARPVIVEPDPATHNIDVDRIEEAITPSTKAILPTHLYGQPADLDQLGAIAAKHGLLLVEDAAQAHGASYKGRRIGAHSDAVCWSFYPGKNLGALGDAGAVTTNRKDVADKIRKLGNYGSSVRYVNDLRGVNSRLDPLQAAILRAKLPFLDEWNERRSDTARIYLEGLRDLDLVLPTVPSWAAPSWHLFVILSERRDELQARLSASGIETLIHYPIPPHRQNALDDLDLQGRSFPIAERLADQCLSLPIGPHLSREQAKQVVEALNKLA, from the coding sequence TTGATACCCTTTCTGAGCCTGGCTGCCGCGACTGACGAGCTGAAGGGCGAGATTGATGCGGCGATCCAGCGGGTTGTGCGCTCAGGCCAGTACATCGGCGGCTCCGAATGCGCTGCCTTCGAAGAAAGCTTCGCCGGCTACGTCCAGGCATCGCATGCTGTAGGGACCGGGAACGGCCTCGATGCGCTTCACTTGGCGCTGAGGGCCTTGGACGTCGGGCCTGGCGACGAGGTCATCGTTGCGGCTAATACGTTCATAGCGACCTTGCTTGGCGTACATATGACCGGCGCTCGCCCGGTCATCGTGGAGCCCGACCCCGCCACCCACAATATCGATGTCGACCGGATCGAAGAGGCGATCACGCCGTCGACCAAGGCCATCTTGCCGACGCATCTGTATGGGCAGCCTGCCGACCTGGATCAGCTCGGCGCCATCGCCGCGAAGCACGGTCTCCTGCTGGTCGAGGATGCGGCGCAAGCGCATGGCGCGTCCTACAAGGGCAGGCGTATCGGTGCGCATAGCGACGCCGTCTGCTGGAGCTTCTATCCCGGCAAGAACCTTGGCGCACTCGGCGACGCCGGCGCCGTCACAACCAATCGAAAGGATGTTGCCGACAAGATCAGGAAGCTTGGCAATTATGGTTCTTCCGTCCGCTACGTGAATGATCTGCGCGGCGTGAATTCAAGGTTGGACCCATTGCAGGCAGCCATACTGCGAGCGAAGCTTCCCTTTCTGGACGAGTGGAACGAACGACGGTCGGACACTGCGCGTATCTACCTCGAAGGGCTACGGGACTTGGACCTGGTTCTGCCCACGGTTCCTTCATGGGCAGCGCCTTCCTGGCATTTGTTCGTAATCCTGTCGGAGCGACGCGACGAGCTGCAGGCCAGACTGTCCGCCAGCGGCATCGAGACACTGATCCACTATCCCATCCCCCCACATCGTCAGAATGCGCTGGACGACCTTGACCTTCAGGGTCGATCGTTCCCGATCGCAGAGCGACTTGCCGATCAATGCCTCAGCCTTCCGATTGGCCCGCACCTCTCACGCGAACAGGCCAAGCAGGTTGTCGAGGCGCTCAACAAGCTTGCATAG
- a CDS encoding acyltransferase family protein: MLHVLMRPAGGCHCGAQDGEGVAELARRPGHEASDRRHIQHPDLLQAPLPLRPQTRMLRSAMTPVRTRYHYVDLLRGLAALAVLVTHYRWFYARFPADWRDDVSLPFSRYLWPIYQHGGWAVEVFWALSGFVFAVAYGSLGRTLSPREFWIHRISRLYPLHLVTLIVVALLQSMSFARFGHALIYPNNDLKHLVLQLLFASNWFTQTPSFNAPIWSVSVEVLVYFFFLAFMLRWGPSRTVAAVLAVLSIAFFKLTGSMLGLCSGLFFLGAIIGFSRDRLAVAPVLAALLAAAAGLYFSVDIVIFCVGAPALVAGFALLDQRAPSFPRPLRLIGAITYSVYLWHMPILISFRLNEVIPPLWLFCAVTIAAALLSYRCIESPAQHWLRNKLLSKPVTARGPATPEERTRGAV, encoded by the coding sequence ATGCTGCACGTGCTCATGCGTCCCGCAGGAGGCTGTCATTGCGGCGCTCAGGATGGGGAAGGAGTAGCCGAGCTTGCGCGTAGACCCGGCCACGAGGCTTCGGATCGGCGCCACATACAACATCCAGATCTACTTCAAGCACCTCTACCGTTGCGGCCTCAAACCCGCATGTTAAGGTCCGCTATGACGCCGGTCCGCACTCGCTACCATTATGTTGATCTTCTGCGAGGTCTTGCGGCTCTCGCCGTCCTCGTGACTCATTACCGCTGGTTCTATGCCCGCTTTCCGGCAGACTGGCGTGACGATGTCTCGCTGCCCTTCAGCAGATATCTGTGGCCCATCTACCAGCATGGGGGCTGGGCGGTGGAAGTGTTCTGGGCCTTGTCGGGTTTCGTGTTCGCAGTCGCCTATGGATCGCTCGGGCGGACCTTGTCACCACGCGAGTTCTGGATCCACCGGATTTCACGCCTCTATCCGTTGCACCTTGTGACGCTGATTGTCGTCGCCCTGCTGCAAAGCATGAGCTTCGCGCGCTTCGGCCATGCGCTCATCTATCCCAACAACGACCTGAAACACCTTGTCCTGCAACTGCTCTTTGCATCCAACTGGTTCACGCAGACGCCGTCGTTCAACGCACCGATCTGGAGCGTGTCGGTCGAGGTGCTGGTTTACTTCTTCTTCCTTGCCTTCATGCTGCGGTGGGGCCCGAGCCGAACCGTCGCCGCGGTGCTCGCGGTTCTCAGCATCGCCTTTTTCAAGCTCACGGGTTCAATGCTGGGCCTCTGCTCCGGCCTGTTCTTCCTAGGTGCCATCATCGGCTTCTCTCGAGACCGTCTTGCGGTCGCGCCGGTGCTGGCGGCTCTCCTGGCCGCCGCAGCAGGGCTTTATTTTTCGGTGGACATCGTCATCTTCTGTGTCGGCGCTCCGGCTCTGGTGGCGGGCTTCGCCCTGCTCGATCAAAGGGCGCCGAGCTTTCCCCGACCCCTGCGGCTGATCGGCGCCATCACCTATTCCGTCTACCTGTGGCACATGCCCATCTTGATCTCTTTCCGCCTGAACGAGGTCATTCCACCCTTGTGGCTCTTCTGCGCGGTGACGATCGCCGCCGCCCTGCTTTCCTACCGATGCATCGAGTCGCCAGCGCAGCACTGGCTTCGAAACAAGCTACTGTCCAAGCCAGTAACTGCACGCGGGCCGGCGACCCCCGAGGAGCGAACCAGGGGCGCTGTCTGA
- the lepA gene encoding translation elongation factor 4 produces MATPLKLIRNFSIIAHIDHGKSTLADRLILATGGLSEREMTHGQVLDNMEIEQERGITIKAQTVRLNYTASDGETYELNLMDTPGHVDFAYEVSRSLAACEGALLVVDAAQGVEAQTLANVYQSIEHDHEIVPVINKIDLPAAEPDKVKAEIEEVIGLDASDAVLASAKAGIGIGEVLEAIVQRIPPPKGDADAPLKAMLVDSWYDPYLGVVILVRVIDGTLRKGAQVKFMAAGTTHLIDRVGCFRPKIEQLNELGPGEIGFITAQIKEVAQTRVGDTITDARRPAAEALPGFKEVQPVVFCGLFPTDAADFEKLRESLGKLRLNDASFSFETESSAALGFGFRCGFLGLLHLEIIQERLMREYDLDLITTAPSVVYTMHLSHSKNEDAQTIELHNPADMPDPNRIESIEEPWIEATIYVPDEYLGPILKLCQDRRGIQKNLTYVGGRAQITYELPLNEVVFDFYDRLKSMSKGYASFDYHQIGTREGDLVKMSILVNEEPVDALSMIVHRGTAEARGRGMVERLKELIPRHLFKIPIQAAIGGKVIARETISAMRKDVTAKCYGGDATRKRKLLEKQKKGKAKMREYGSVSIPQEAFIAALRMGEE; encoded by the coding sequence TTGGCGACGCCGCTCAAACTCATCCGCAATTTCAGCATCATCGCCCATATCGACCATGGCAAGTCGACGCTCGCGGACCGGCTGATCCTCGCAACCGGCGGCCTGTCCGAGCGCGAGATGACGCACGGCCAGGTGCTCGACAATATGGAGATCGAGCAGGAGCGCGGGATCACCATCAAGGCCCAGACCGTCCGCCTCAACTACACGGCGAGCGACGGCGAGACCTACGAGCTCAATCTGATGGACACCCCCGGCCACGTCGACTTCGCCTACGAGGTCAGCCGCAGCCTCGCCGCCTGCGAGGGCGCGCTGCTGGTGGTCGACGCCGCGCAGGGGGTCGAGGCGCAGACGCTCGCCAACGTCTACCAGTCGATCGAGCACGACCACGAGATCGTGCCGGTGATCAACAAGATCGACCTCCCCGCCGCCGAGCCCGACAAGGTCAAGGCCGAGATCGAGGAAGTGATCGGGCTCGACGCCAGCGACGCCGTGCTCGCCAGCGCCAAAGCCGGGATCGGAATCGGCGAGGTGCTGGAGGCGATCGTCCAGCGCATCCCGCCGCCCAAGGGGGATGCCGACGCGCCCTTGAAGGCCATGCTCGTCGACTCCTGGTACGACCCCTATCTCGGCGTCGTCATCCTCGTCCGGGTCATCGACGGCACGCTCCGCAAGGGCGCGCAGGTCAAGTTCATGGCGGCGGGCACGACCCACCTGATCGACCGGGTGGGCTGCTTCCGCCCCAAGATCGAGCAGCTCAATGAGCTCGGCCCGGGCGAGATCGGCTTCATCACCGCGCAGATCAAGGAAGTCGCGCAGACCCGGGTCGGCGACACGATCACCGATGCCCGCCGCCCCGCCGCCGAGGCGCTCCCCGGGTTCAAGGAAGTCCAGCCGGTGGTCTTCTGCGGGCTGTTCCCGACCGACGCCGCCGATTTCGAGAAGCTCCGCGAGTCCTTGGGCAAGCTCCGCCTCAACGACGCCAGCTTCTCCTTCGAAACCGAGTCCAGCGCGGCATTGGGCTTCGGCTTCCGCTGCGGCTTCCTCGGGCTCCTCCACCTGGAGATCATCCAGGAGCGGCTGATGCGCGAATATGACCTCGACCTCATCACCACCGCGCCGAGCGTCGTCTACACGATGCACCTGTCGCATTCGAAGAACGAGGACGCGCAGACGATCGAGCTCCACAACCCGGCCGACATGCCCGACCCCAACCGGATCGAGAGCATCGAGGAGCCGTGGATCGAGGCGACCATCTACGTCCCCGACGAATATCTCGGGCCCATCCTCAAGCTGTGCCAGGACCGCCGCGGCATCCAGAAGAACCTCACTTACGTCGGCGGCCGCGCGCAGATCACCTACGAGCTGCCCTTGAACGAGGTGGTGTTCGACTTCTACGATCGCCTCAAGAGCATGTCGAAGGGCTATGCCAGCTTCGACTATCACCAGATCGGCACGCGCGAGGGCGACCTCGTCAAGATGAGCATCCTCGTCAACGAGGAGCCGGTCGACGCGCTGTCGATGATCGTTCACCGCGGCACCGCCGAGGCGCGCGGGCGGGGCATGGTCGAGCGGCTGAAGGAGCTCATCCCCCGGCACCTCTTCAAGATCCCGATTCAGGCCGCGATCGGCGGCAAGGTCATCGCCCGCGAGACGATCAGCGCGATGCGCAAGGACGTGACGGCGAAGTGCTACGGCGGCGACGCGACGCGGAAGAGGAAGCTGCTGGAGAAGCAGAAGAAGGGGAAGGCGAAGATGCGGGAATATGGAAGCGTGTCGATCCCGCAGGAGGCGTTTATCGCGGCGTTGCGGATGGGGGAGGAATAG
- a CDS encoding M16 family metallopeptidase: protein MNARCLVLLLTSTAALAACATTSPQTARPMQAAVANQTATPAAPATRAEAQAAPVSELVREVSIPHSTFQLANGLTVIVHEDHKAPIVAVSTWYNVGSKDEPKGKTGFAHLFEHLMFNGSDNLPDDYFTYLQQVGATDYNGTTWFDRTNYFETVPKAALERALFMESDRMGYLLGAIDHKKLDNQRSVVQNEKRQGDNRPGGLVSYEVYGTLFPEGHPYHHETIGSMADLDAASLADVKKWFIDNYAPNNATLVLAGDVTAAEARPLVEKYFGPIKRGPVNTPAAADVPTLPAAKTIVMKDRVAATQIQKDWAVPGMLSPQLAALDIGASVLGGLASSRLDRILVRDEKIAVSVSAELQPFQRIGVFEVSATVKPGVDPALVERRLNEIMADYIANGPTDAEVRRAATDEVAGRIKGLEQVGGFEGKAVALAEGQVFAGDSNFYKRSLDSYAALTPATVRAAMQQWLSRPPLTIRLEPGDRPPYEETAFKPQKTAADIVTPKVKRTIPPVGAQVALDFPAIQHVRLANGVQVDYAQRSAVPQTLMAFSFDAGYAADAPARRGLQNLAISLLDEGAAGRSSQQIAEAKESLGSEISIGGSADRSTLTMSALSANLAPTLDLVADVLQRPDFNPADIERLRVTTQTAIAQAQKEPNGIASRALPPLLYGADYPYATTSLGDPAAVQRFTRDDIVGFQQRWIRPDNLRIFVVSSLPLAEVQPLLEQRFGSWRAAAGVPLGTKQFGNRQPRPAAERVVLIDRPGSPQSVILGGQVTPVDPRSDIVALTSANDVLGGNFLSRINMDLRESKGWSYGVSGRAQLTQQAVPYLVNAPVQADRTGDSLAALRSDIRAFLGGQGVTQTELERTVTNLSGQLPGEFETGADVLSAMQSNALYGRPDNYYELLADKYRAQTRTSLDAALKGALDPSGFVWVVVGDAAKVRPQLAKVGLPVETVAAP from the coding sequence ATGAACGCGCGCTGCCTCGTCCTGCTGCTGACTTCCACTGCCGCCCTCGCCGCCTGCGCGACGACCTCGCCCCAGACCGCGCGCCCGATGCAAGCGGCAGTCGCCAATCAGACCGCCACGCCGGCTGCGCCCGCGACGCGTGCCGAGGCGCAGGCTGCGCCGGTCAGCGAGCTGGTGCGCGAAGTTTCGATCCCGCACTCGACCTTCCAGCTCGCGAACGGCCTCACCGTTATCGTTCACGAGGACCACAAGGCGCCGATTGTCGCGGTATCCACCTGGTACAACGTCGGCTCCAAGGACGAACCCAAGGGCAAGACCGGTTTCGCGCATCTTTTCGAGCATCTGATGTTCAACGGCTCGGACAATCTGCCCGACGATTACTTCACCTATCTCCAGCAGGTCGGCGCGACCGACTACAACGGGACCACTTGGTTCGATCGCACCAACTATTTCGAGACAGTGCCCAAGGCGGCGCTTGAGCGGGCGCTGTTCATGGAAAGCGACCGCATGGGCTATCTGCTTGGCGCGATCGACCACAAGAAGCTCGATAACCAGCGCAGCGTCGTTCAGAACGAAAAGCGCCAGGGCGACAACCGGCCGGGCGGCCTGGTCAGCTACGAGGTCTACGGAACCCTGTTCCCGGAGGGCCACCCCTATCATCACGAGACGATTGGCTCGATGGCCGACCTCGACGCCGCCAGCCTCGCCGACGTCAAGAAATGGTTCATCGACAATTACGCGCCGAACAATGCCACGCTCGTCCTCGCCGGCGACGTGACCGCGGCCGAGGCACGGCCGCTGGTCGAGAAATATTTCGGGCCGATCAAGCGGGGTCCGGTCAACACGCCCGCCGCAGCCGACGTCCCGACGCTTCCCGCGGCGAAGACGATCGTAATGAAGGACCGGGTCGCGGCGACCCAGATCCAGAAGGATTGGGCGGTCCCGGGCATGCTCTCGCCGCAACTCGCAGCGCTCGATATCGGTGCCTCGGTCCTCGGCGGGCTTGCCAGCTCGCGCCTCGACCGCATCCTTGTCCGCGACGAGAAGATCGCGGTGTCGGTCTCCGCCGAGCTCCAGCCGTTCCAGCGGATCGGCGTCTTTGAAGTCTCCGCAACGGTGAAGCCGGGCGTCGATCCGGCGCTGGTGGAGCGGCGGCTCAACGAGATCATGGCCGATTACATCGCCAATGGGCCGACCGACGCCGAGGTCCGCCGCGCCGCCACCGACGAAGTCGCGGGGCGGATCAAGGGGCTGGAGCAGGTCGGCGGCTTCGAGGGCAAGGCGGTGGCTCTGGCCGAGGGCCAGGTGTTCGCCGGCGACAGCAATTTCTACAAGCGTTCGCTCGACAGCTATGCCGCGCTGACCCCGGCAACGGTGCGCGCGGCGATGCAGCAGTGGCTGTCGCGCCCGCCGCTTACCATCCGGCTTGAGCCGGGCGATCGGCCGCCCTACGAGGAGACCGCGTTCAAGCCGCAGAAGACCGCGGCCGACATCGTCACACCCAAGGTCAAGCGGACCATCCCACCGGTCGGCGCGCAGGTCGCGCTCGACTTCCCGGCGATCCAGCACGTCCGCCTCGCGAACGGGGTGCAGGTCGACTATGCCCAGCGGAGCGCCGTCCCGCAGACGCTGATGGCCTTCTCCTTCGACGCCGGCTACGCGGCCGACGCTCCCGCCCGGCGCGGTCTGCAGAACCTCGCGATCAGCCTTTTGGACGAAGGCGCGGCGGGTCGGTCGTCGCAGCAGATCGCCGAGGCGAAGGAGAGCCTCGGCTCGGAGATCTCGATCGGCGGCAGCGCCGACCGATCCACGCTGACCATGTCGGCGCTGTCGGCCAATCTGGCGCCGACGCTGGATCTCGTCGCCGACGTCCTGCAGCGGCCCGACTTCAACCCCGCCGACATCGAGCGGCTACGGGTGACCACCCAGACTGCGATCGCGCAGGCCCAGAAGGAGCCCAACGGCATCGCCTCGCGCGCGCTGCCGCCGCTGCTCTATGGCGCCGACTATCCCTATGCGACGACCAGTCTCGGCGATCCCGCGGCGGTCCAGCGCTTCACCCGTGACGACATCGTCGGCTTCCAGCAGCGCTGGATCCGGCCCGACAATCTGCGCATCTTCGTGGTCTCCAGCCTCCCGCTTGCCGAGGTTCAGCCGCTGCTTGAGCAGCGCTTCGGCAGCTGGCGCGCGGCGGCGGGCGTGCCGCTCGGGACCAAGCAGTTCGGCAACCGCCAGCCGCGCCCAGCGGCCGAGCGGGTGGTGCTGATCGATCGCCCGGGTTCGCCACAGTCGGTGATCCTCGGCGGCCAGGTGACGCCGGTCGATCCCCGCAGCGACATCGTCGCGCTGACCAGCGCCAACGACGTGCTCGGCGGCAACTTCCTGTCGCGCATCAACATGGACCTGCGCGAAAGCAAGGGCTGGTCCTACGGCGTCTCGGGCCGTGCCCAGCTGACCCAGCAGGCCGTCCCCTATCTGGTCAACGCGCCGGTTCAGGCCGATCGCACCGGCGACAGCCTCGCCGCGCTCCGCTCCGACATCCGCGCCTTCCTCGGTGGTCAAGGCGTCACCCAGACCGAGCTGGAGCGCACCGTCACCAACCTGTCCGGCCAGCTGCCGGGCGAGTTCGA